Below is a window of Humulus lupulus chromosome 9, drHumLupu1.1, whole genome shotgun sequence DNA.
TTttcatattttacatttaaaaacaactttaaagctattttagaaacatttcaagtaaattcttaaaatatattttttaggatactatttggtaacttttaaataaaacatgaaaGTACTCTTTTTGGTAACTCATTAAGTTAGTTAATTGCTTTAAATTTGTGTCATACCaaaaaatttagtcatatatCAAAAGTTAATCAATTGGTACCTTAAATGATTATAAAAGCAACAAAAATTTAGGGTCTGTTTGGCTTTGTTTTctgttttcaaagttgtgttctcagagttgagaacagaaaacagtttttgtagtttttaaaaaacaagagttgtttggttaatgttttctaaaaacaattttttagtttttttttaattcttaaataaaaaatcaacaaatatatttacaaagataaaaatcttttaaaagtttgtaataaataatgagataaaataatttgaaagaaaaatgatgaaaaataaggagtgagaaagtaaggagagaaaatttgaagaaatagaaattgagaagagagaaattgatcgatgcaagaaaaaataagagagaatgtaatgagaaagaaagtgaagaaagagaggaaatggcgagagagaaaaaatgacgagagagaaaataaagaaatattaagttatgagagagaaagtgaggatatagtaaatgatgcaagagaaaataaggagatagaaaatgatgaaaaagaaaataacaagagagaaagtgaagagagaaaatgtaaggagagagaaagtgatgagagagaaagtgatgagagagaaaataaggagagagaaagtgatgagagagaaagtgaagagagagaaactaatgagagagaaaatgatatgacaataaattatgttagataataataattaaaaaagttatgtgagaaaaaaaatatatagacaaaaaaaatttgagaacaacagaaaacaactttttgttgttctcaaaattttctgctttttgtaactttgtttttaaaaattgttttatgaaaacaACGTCAAACACcccaacttgttttcaaaaaacagtttttagcttttaaaaacaaaaaacagttttttagttaaggagcCAATCACCCTCTTAGTTTTTAAAAGTAACTATGtggtattaaaataatataattttttaataagttATTCATGGTAACTTGGAATTATAGGAATAAATTTTTATACTATATaataactaattagtttctaaaataagTTCCGAATATTACCAAAATGTATATTAAACAATAagatacataatataacataaaaataatcAATTAGTATATTAAAATATCTACAAATAAATTTTGGAAGCAACCAAAAAATATATGAAAGGGCCGACCCTGAATGGTATTAGGTAGGCCCTAAGAAAAAAATAAGTATTAGGGACCCTTTTGTAggaaatttctaaaaacttatAGGTATTtttcaatataattttttttaaaatgggccCTTGGGCTAAGGGGGTCAAAGGCGTAGGTCTAGCCCGCCTTAGCTCAGGGCTGGCTCTGTATATGATATAATAGGGATAATTTGATAAGTACCTATTTTTAagattagttaactaaaattagtcATTAAATAAATTCAGTTAAATTTTACCCATTATTATAATGACATTTCTCACATTACCTTTACTTAAAAACATATAACTCACTAATGTCTAAATGGTATAATTGGTAGTATCAAATAAATATTgggtataaaattaatatttttttaaaatggctAAAAATTAAATGACATTTCTAAATCTGGACACTTTGTGTAATTTGCATGAtataatatgatctaaaaatacagcattatatatatatatataaatatacaaaagTAATCAATTAGTTTCTTATCTATATCTTAAGCAATCAATGTGTAACTTTTTACAACCtagaaaaacaaaaaattcaGGAAGTAGTATTTcccaatatatttttttcaaatttcagCATATCCTCTAATGTGGTTTGGTATATGTGTAAATAAATTGctttaagttatttttggaaTTAGTtttcatttttaagatatttgtCTAAATTTCCCAAGTATCATTGGtacaatttataatttaaaaaaaattaattttaaaattaaaataataataaacattataataaagtattttttttttaaaaaaatattctttttcttttttctttacctTTCTTCTTCTATTGTTATTTCCCTCATTTTAGAAACAAGAAATGAGTCAGTTGACCCCAACTTCTTTCTGAAATTGCACAAGCACTTCTGGCGACTGCCACAGGATTGACACAACAAAAAAGAGGTGGCATGGTGACATGGGCTTCGTGATAacacccaaattttttttttttacaacaataatACCTTTCATCACCATTTTCAGTGCGTTTGTTAATACTTAATCTTCACGATTGACATATGTGCACATGTGGCTCAATCTGATTGGtttaatgtattttatttataacGTATGCTTataaatgtttttaaaatataatatttattcaaaactacaataaattaaaataaaaatctaaaacaaataaaaattatttgtttttttaaaataatgtatCTCATTTGAAATATATGtgattagttaaaaaaaattcttatgtcATATGTAATATTTTTGTGCAAATATCATTACTTACTACTTTGTGTGCATCCCTAGTATTGACGTGACGTTGGAGAAATACACACTATTGTGttaaaccaaacataaaaataataaagtttcACTTTAATAAATTTGCGTGATTTAAAACACATGTTATATTAATAGAGAATTGTTAAGGAGCATTAGTGGTGCCCAACAACACAATGAGGTGACATTCTGTTATTGTTGTAATCCAATATCGGGtcccacttatttgaatttaataagtattatgagttATCGCTAATCAATCATAATGTGTCACTTCATGTGGTGTTAAGTACTTTAAGATACCAAATAACAACACTCATATTAATATGTGTCTAGCCTAGCTTTACTCGTAAGCTTGGAGATATCCAATACTTGTCTCTAGCATGAAAAGAAGAAACAAATGAGTGGAGATCACTCTATAAGATCAGAAATTCGAAAGAGTTATTATGGTTGTAGAGTAAACAAAAAGACGAGGAGAAGAATGCCAAGCATTAAAAACAAACATGTTTTGAGCCCCCAAATTACACATAGTACAACAAAAAATCACTCTTCAGTATATAAGTactttttttataagaaaaaaacaCACAAATATCTTGAAAACTCTATAAATTTAATTTAGGTTATTAGAAACTAGAGATCCAGACATTGTGGATAAATGAACAAGACCAAAAAAGCATAGATAGTGATATCAACCTTACATTAAGTAGTAAGCACATGCCAATATATGTTACAATGTATTTTAatttgcttctttttttttttttaaaaaaaagttacaaTTTACttctatttttgtttaaattttatttgcataattttttatactttttatattataatttatatgatatatgctttctttaattttaaatgatattaaaaaatgcatataaatattcAGAATATATGAtattataaacttaatattttgagttgattatattgtaactatttattttaagatattttttaaatctaataaaaaattatgcatacatatataatcaataatataaaaaatgaaataaagaatttaatttagatattttaagcaaagtaattttttaaaataattaattaattattaactttaataaaaaaataacaaaattcgTTATGTTTAAAAGGGCATATTATATTGTTAATGAAAAAAAGACATCATATAGATTTATAGAGTACTTTAGAAATTAGACCATGATAattgtgtagataacggaaattcttagttttaaccattttttatttttttaatgttaactttaacggaatattcttatatataacagaatattcttatatttagcggtagtttgtaaatacttaaatttataaataattaaaaaaaattaaaatatgatatttttgagatattttacaataataattatttaaatataataaataattaaacaaattaaaataagatatttttgagatattttacaatgataactatttaaaaataataataattaaaaaattaaaaaaaagatatttttgagatattttacaataataattatttaaaaataataaaatcatacgtttttttaacttaaataaaatttaattaaacgtaaacttacttattagaataatatcatattaaacatataatataatctattattaattagcaacaaattactttttttttttaaactagcaataaacttaaatttaaaatctgtgtataatatttaatattacattaaacatataatcttgttgtcactcctaaattcaaaaactagaacaaacataaacttaaacaaaaataaataaattatttaaaggatatttatttaaaatttatatgacattaatataaatttaataataataattaataaattctataaataaaactaagtaagcgtgtatattgcacgttgcttgtatctagtatatatatataagtgcaCGGTTACTATTtatggatgattactttaatcttaactattgaattaagatcaataattcatatttatagttgttaattaatatttcttaaaataaattttgattttttcaaattcgTGGAAGGGTTACCTTataaaaaacgtgtatttattatagCTAGTGTTTTTTATTAGTTgaaaacaatattaattatggcaaaaaaaaaattttaattcaaaattaatgttgaaaaataatatttacCTAGTAACTATTAAGAAATCTtctatatatattctaaataGAGTCTGGTTCATGTTTCAATTCATGGCCTTTCTATTAAAGTACCATTACATcagttttccttttattattcactagttttattatgttaatttatttttcaagtaGTCTTTTTCACCAAACCAAAATATTTTTGTACTTCTCTTATTTGTTTGTGCTAAATGAGTTTATTAATGACTAATTAATTACACAATTAACATAATGTACCATCAAACATAATATTATAAGATATTTCTTCAGCTGCCGTTGAAACAATAAAGAATCATATTAGAAGACAAGGAGTAAGTCACAAATCAGCATATTTAGCCATCTTATAACTAAGTTTCCAAGAACTTAGCAACAATGCCATATTTTTAAAAAGGTTACACATCAAACCTTTTCTCTTAAAAAAAACATGGAAAAAGATGATCATCTGAAATTCAAAATCATGGGTAAGTCTCATAATCTCATATCTAATTTATAGCTATatgtttagtatttttttttcttaaaggaAAGATATTTCTAGAATGGTTACTCATGGCGATCATCAAATCTGCAAACTTTTTCAGCTAAGGAAGCAAATTCTATTGGCTCTACAAGTAACAACGAGTACGAATCGATACCAAGTTCTAGAGGTAGGGACTATTTTCAGTGGCTTAGGGTGATTTTCTATGCTTTTCTTCTCATCTCAGGCCAAGCAGCAGCAATGCTATTAGGAAGATTGTATTTTGCCAAAGGTGGAAATAGTAATTGGATGGCAACACTTGTTCAACTAGCTGGATTTCCAATCCTCCTTCCTTACTATTGCTTTGCAGGGCGAAAGAGCGAAATTATAAGCACTTTCAGCAGCTCATCACCAACATCATCTCTAGTTCTTGTACTAGTTTGTGTCTTTCTTGGCATAGTTTTAGTCGCGGATTGTTTCTTGTATTCAATTGGCCTTTCTTACCTTCCAATCTCTACGTATTCCCTCATTTCGGCTTCTCAATTGGCATTCAACGCCtttttctccttctttctcaacTCGCAAAAGTTCACTCCTTTTATTGTCAATTCTCTTGTGTTGCTTACCATCTCTTCTGTTCTCCTCATCTTCAACGTCGATCCTGAAGAAGGCGCGCATGGTGTCTCCTCCAAAGGAAAGTATGTGATCGGATTCATTTGCACGGTGGCTGCATCCGCTGTGTATGGCTTGTTGCTCTCTTTGACACAATTTGTTATCAAAAAAGTACTAAAGAGGGAAACTTTCTCCATCGTCATGAATATCACAATCTTGGAATCATTACTAGCGACGAGTGTTTCTCTTCTGGGACTTTTTGCAAGCAGCGAATGGAAAAATTTGGGAAATGAAATGTATGCATTTCGGTTAGGGAAAGTGTCCTATGTCATGACATTGGTTGGGACAGCTATATCATGGCAAGCTTTTTTCATTGGGACAATAGGATTGATTCTTGAGGTGTCTTCACTCTTTTCTAATGCCATTAGTGTTTTGGGCTTGCCAATGGTTCCAATCCTAGCTGTGTTTTTCTTCAATGAAAAAATGTATGGAGTGAAGGTGATTTCATTGGTATTGGCCATTTGGGGCTTCATTTCATATGTTTATCAAGACTATGTTGACAGTTACAATTCAAAAGCACCTAGTGAAAATGCAAATGGAGAAATTAGAGCTTCTCAAGAGGAATATTCTAACATTGCTTGATTGAAATTTGGTTATGTATTTTGTGCATGTATTGACAACTTTTTCTTTGTATAAAAATGATCTTTAATGGAAGGTTACTAcatgtttggtttttttttttcatttcttgaTTGTTTTGGCTTTTAGACAAAATGAATTATCAttcaaaaatgttttttttttgcaaCTGCTATTAGTTTGTAAGTAATTTCTCACTATTAGTTCGCAATGATTAGTTATTATATTTTGTCATTGTTAATTCTATAACTAATAAGTTATAAAATTTCTCTTACTATGCATTTGTCAATTTGTATATAatttctcttctatataaaaaatgtgtagataacgattttttttttattttaacggtttgttttgttaacttaaatagaatattctaaatatttaacggaatacacttttaaaactaattaaaaatatatatttattaattaaattaataaaaatttaaattaagtttaaatgttataaaatatgattactataataatatgtaattcaagactatatatttaataattatattaatataaatataaatgttataaaatattattatgataataatatataatcttaattttttactaattatattaatataaatttaaatattattattataataatatttaatacaagatcagatatttaatacttatattaatataaatttaaatattataaaatatcattataattataatatataatacataatcttaatttttattaaaaaattatcattgtttaaaaatattatcatattatatatatatattttttaaattagaaataatgttttagtttaatttttcatttaatatatttatatcaatattttatatataatatttttatatatttaaaattctatgacaatgatacaaatttatatgacaatttaataaaaataattaataaattctataaataaaattaataaaatataccaaaTGTGCAATGAACGTGATTGTATCTAGCATAAATAGACGTGCAACAAATTTAACATGCATTTATTCACTTAAGACTTGCATTTATGTCCTTTTGGTTAGAGACTTGatttttttatgtgtattttgttGCTGGTAAAAATTTATCTGGTAAAAATTTAAATAGGTAGTTCAGATTTTTATGATAACTTTTAAGTGTAAATGTATGCCGCACTAACTAACTTCTTCATCACAATGTTATTATGACTATCTCTTTTTTGATTGGATAGATTTGATTTCTTAGTTTAATTACAATGAAATGATTTTATCTTTTATGTATATACACTTATTTTTTGCACTTACAAAAGTTATAATTTAAAAAAGATTATATGGACAATGTTTGATGTAATAACAAACTTCTCCTGAGTTTTAGAGATATTTTAAATTATGGTACTgagaataaaatttaaataatttatttttaaaaattttcaaataatttatgatATAAGTACAATTTACTATTTTGAACTATGTTTTttacactataaattatttgaaattttctaaAAACTAGAGAGATGTATACTATAATAATAATGtataccgtcatataaaaaatttgagattataatttttttgtgtACCGAAAAAGCAGTGACGGAGCCAATAATTTGAGTGAGGGCTAGAGTAAGGTTTGCAAGAACTTTTAGTGATGAAATTTGGTCagttttaagtatttttttcatttaaaataaataaatattttaactaaCACATAAGAATGTTAGCTCCAAGCTATGCCAGTTTTTATCTCACAACAAAGACATAGTTTCACACCTTTTCTCtccaatttttcaaaaaaaattatttaaataaagaagTAAAGAACAAATCAGCTACACTATAAGTCAGTAagctatatatatatcataaatggatgtttttttttcaaaaatcacCGGATTGGAATAAAATATATATCTTGTACAtgtacaaaacaaaaacaaaaacaaaaatgtagaaaaaataaaataaaatatagaatCTTTGTTATAGCATTGGTGGAGTTAAATATGTTAGAATCATAATTGTTTGTCTCCTAACTATATGTAATTGTTTGTTTATTAAAAAGTTTCTCAGCCAAGAATAGTTCTGTCACTAAAAAAAGATGTCCCTACTAATAGGAGCaaatatgattataaattttGGGATTAACAATCTTTTTAAGATTCTATTTTATGGTAGGGTTGGtacttacataaaaaaaaaatatatctttgtAAAATAAGTAACCACAAAATTTTAAGGGACACATATGGCAATGCTCTAAAATAGTATCATATTATTGTTGGTGTAAATTATTAGTAACTTAGTATCAATTCTcgtatattttaatttaaaatagaataagTAAATTCTAATACTAAAttgtttattaaaaataaatatttgtggtaaaaatatcaatatttaccgaatataatatttgaatactCAAGTTTTTTTTATGGGAAAAGTACCAAAGTTGTTAAAATGTAGCACTTAAATATCCAAACTTTTTTTTTGCGGCAAAAATACTCAAAATTGTTAAAACGTGTACCTTTACTACCAAATAGTTATAAAAGATGAATATAAATGTATTTTAagttattaaaattattaaagttatttaaaaatatataactataacctaaattaattctaaattttaaaaaataatttatttaataaaaaaatatttttgattgaaaatagttaaaagaaaaaccaataactaaaaaattattaaaagagaaaaaaattattgaaaaacgttaatataataaaaataatatttatttattattttcattaaataaaattattatttaatttatgctattttttatatttttatataaattcaaTGTTTTTTATAACTTTAAATACATTTGTATTAATTTTGTTTCACTATTTGGATAGTAAATGTGCAACATTTTAACAATTTTGGGTATTTTTGAAGATTCGAGTATTTCAATGCTACATTTTAATAATTTTGAGTATTTTTTCGTACAAAATTTTTTGTGTATTTAAATCTTACATTCGGTAAACAGTGagtatttttgccgcaaataactctattaaaaataattgaaaataaaatattttataaaaaggtTCTTATTAATTTAATGTAGagtgtaaataaatatatttttgggtaATAGTGCATGGCTTAACCTTAATGAGGTGATTAAATATTAATGAAGTAATAATGTGCTCTAGATTCTACGAACAAGAAAAACTTAGGGCCCGTTATGCAATCATTTTTTAAATGGTTTTctgtttattaaaataaaaaattgataataaaagataaaaatatgtTCGGTTAAAttgttttagttttttattttttaaaaacttaattaaaatttcATAAAATATGAAAACAACTTTTGgatgtttttaattttttctccTCTCCTCTTTAcaaaaattttcttttatttaaaaaacatgtttttattttcaaaaataaaaaaaatgaaaaataaaaaacttatttttattttcttgattaaaGAAACAAAAACACAAAACTTTTGCCAAACAGCccctaaataaatatatataattattatttttttaaaacattgcTTGGAGTTTAAGGTGGTGTTTGGGTGAGAATCAATTCTCACAGTCCCCAAAACCAATTTATGTTAAAGTAACCAAACGGACCTTAATCTTAATCAACACCATCATCATGTGACTTGATACCGGTTCACGCATTCTCCGCCGTCCGATTtagataatttaatttttatttttattttatttttgaagggACGTTGTACAGTTTCAACAACATCATgcactttttcttttctttttcatatttatttattaatttaatcgAAGAGTCGTTCGGGCGAGAAGTAACGAGTTCAAaagagtttctctctctataatccttagagagagagagagagagggagattgGAAACAATGGCGGTGAGACTGTCAACTCTGTTCTTAAACCAGGGATTGAGTGGACTCAGCTGCAACCACTCTAATGCCCGTCTCACTTTGTCTTCTTCCTATCGATTATTTCCTGCTTCTTGTAAAATGCGACAACGTAATCCCAGGTAATCTCACTTTATTGTTATGGTTGATTTCATCGAGTTATTGATGGAGTTGAATTGAGTGAGTCGATTGTTTTGTTAGATTGTGATTGGCTCTAGAAAGTGAAAACTGGAATGAATGGTTCTGCTTACTCGCTACAGAGTTGAATTGAATGAGTTGATTGATGGTTTTGTAAGATTGTGATTATGGTTCTAGAATGTGAAAACTATCTGGAATGAATGGTTCTACAATTTCCACTTACTGAGTTATTGAGCAGAGTTGAATCGAATGAGTTAATTGATGGTTTTGTTAGATTGTGATTGCGGTCCTAGAAAGTGAAAGCTGGAATAAGCGGTTCCAATCACTGAGTTCTTCAACAGAGATTAAATGAATCATGTAGTAGTTATTTTGGTTGCTTGAGGAGATTGAAGAGTGGTTTTGTGATAATGTTTTGAGTTGAATGGAATAAGTTGATGGTTTTGTTAGATTATGATTATGGGCCTATAAGAAAGTGAAAATGGAATGAATGGTTCCACTTACTGAGCTCCTGAAtagattttaaataaattatatggTAGCTATTTGGGTTGCTTGAAGAGATTGAAGAATGATTTGTGTTCATCTTTTGAGTTTAATGGAATGGGTTGATGGTATTGCTCGATTGTGATTATCGTCCTAGAAGA
It encodes the following:
- the LOC133799379 gene encoding probable purine permease 10, which gives rise to MEKDDHLKFKIMAKEANSIGSTSNNEYESIPSSRGRDYFQWLRVIFYAFLLISGQAAAMLLGRLYFAKGGNSNWMATLVQLAGFPILLPYYCFAGRKSEIISTFSSSSPTSSLVLVLVCVFLGIVLVADCFLYSIGLSYLPISTYSLISASQLAFNAFFSFFLNSQKFTPFIVNSLVLLTISSVLLIFNVDPEEGAHGVSSKGKYVIGFICTVAASAVYGLLLSLTQFVIKKVLKRETFSIVMNITILESLLATSVSLLGLFASSEWKNLGNEMYAFRLGKVSYVMTLVGTAISWQAFFIGTIGLILEVSSLFSNAISVLGLPMVPILAVFFFNEKMYGVKVISLVLAIWGFISYVYQDYVDSYNSKAPSENANGEIRASQEEYSNIA